The Melanotaenia boesemani isolate fMelBoe1 chromosome 8, fMelBoe1.pri, whole genome shotgun sequence DNA window ACACCAGCACCAGTAAGCAACCAGGCTTCAAGTCTGAGTCTCCACCTTTGGACACCACAGCTGGGATGCTTACAATCACCTTATTTCTACTGGACCCCCTGGCTGCTGAGGCAGCAGCTGTAGCTGCAGCTCTGGCAGCATCTTCAGCCTTGGCCTCTTGTTGAATTTTCCAGGGAAGCTTGCCAAAAGGCCACCAGGGGGGAGACTCAAGTTCTGACAGAAGTCTGCAAGACAAAGCAGTCAGAGAAAGTCGTTACTACTGTGTGCTATGTTACTATAACATTTGTCAGCTTAGTTAACAAAGCATGTATAGAACACCATGCAGATATGTGCAAAACCTTGATTAGGCTGGAGATTTTAAGATAATTACTTATCAGTAACACCCAAATCAGAGTCAGTCTTCTCTAGTCCTTGCATCATGTTGTCAAACTGCTCTCCCTGGTGACTGAGCACTCTGCCAGTGTCTTCAGTCTTCTCTGCGCTCCTGCCACTAGGTTGGTCAACTCTCTACCTTTGGAGGGCTGGCATTCAGCACCCCGAGCTTCTGAAGTTGGAGAAAGAAGGTGCTCCCTCCAGAAATGCTCCAACACATTATAAACCACCACCCTGTTGGGCTTGAGGGAACCAAACCAGTGCTTTACATTCCCCTCCTCAAGAACTGTGAGGGTGCTGAAGGTGAAACTAGATGACTCCATCTTGATCTCCATGATTCGGGACAGACGGAAGCTGGCTAGACTCTCCTTACTCTGGTTGGAGACGAAGCGCACCATGGTTCTAGTAAGTGACAGGGTTCCATTCTCCCACCGCTTCTCGCTATTAATGTAATAGGAGCCAGGCCAGCTGTGGATGGCAATGTCCTGGCTCATTTTGAGCAGAAAAGCACAGGGGATGCACCTAGGGAAAAGTGAATAAGATTCAGTGTACACATGtaaacactgctgctgctttaatCTGCAGTTTTATCATCATGCGGCTGTGCTGACTAATCTGTGTACAGGTAGTCAACATACTTTCCTCTGTGCGATCCAGGCAGCAGATGAGCTCAGATGATGCGTTCACTCCAGTCTTGTATCGAGGAGTGTTTCCCCGTCAGGATCTGTTACCTCTACCACCGCCCGCAGGAAAAAGGGCGGAGTCAGTCACGCTTTCAGGGAAAGGCACATCCCATGGCACGTCCCCGCAACATTGCTTCTCTGTTTGCTCTATTTCTAGATCTGTGCCTCTGCCACTTTCACCTCACTAAGGTTTTATGGATAGCAGCAGAGGGCAAAACTGACTTTGTTATGGTCTTTTTAATCTACTGCTTTAGTTGGGGGCTGGAGAAAATTAAAGTCATTGTAAcgtgtttgctgtgttttatcattgttGACACACCTAAAGACTTATGGTCATAATTATATTATTTGAAACATTGTCTTAGGTGCTTTGTGAGAAGAAAGCCTATTTGAGTTGGTTATAAACAAAGAACCACACTTagtgtttatttgtgtaatGTTTGGAAACTTCAggtttattcaaataaaattattatttaaacctATATGATTTACCATTTCAAATATGCACAGTGTGTTTTCCTGACTGTATTGGGCTACATTCTTTCTGCAGGAATGCAGCTGCATACATTTTGCCAAGAGAGAGCTCTGTTAATTCATACAGTACTGTTGTGGGGAAGCTATATCTGGTGGGTTTCTGCTGACTTATCTTCAGTCCATTGGTAGCTTCTCTAAGTTTGATCCCTCTAACATAAAGTATCTATCTTGTAGCCAGGGAGACACGCTTTCTGATGGTTAAGGTCAACCATGTTCACCAcattgtcatggcaacacagaACTGTTCTCCACCAGGAGAATGTCAAAAGCTTAAAAAACCAACTTAATAACTTAAATCCAACTTAAATAAACACACTacatggaaattaaatgagTCTGGAGGTatatctgttttgtttccagCAAGTGTTTTTTAGACTGAGGAAGCCACTTCGATGAGTGTTGAAACATCTCATAAAATAAAAGTCCAGCTGATGTTAATAAACTTCAagatcaatacatttttttgccTGGATGACTGAAAATCTACACAGAATTACACTACTGTCTCTATATAATTATGTTCATGATGACATTGAACACACAGTACAGATGTCACCATCATAGAACAAGTTTTAGATTAAACATAGCCACAGAAGCCAGTGAGACAGCCTTAATCCACATGGAAGGTCCTCAACTTAAGCCTCCTTGTTAAGCACATTTGAAAAAACTATATGAATGTTTACTAAGGCCATTTGATGTAGAGTCAAAGGCAGAGAGTGCTCATCATACTATTTTAATTTAGGTTTTATTGTTCATGCTGCCATCTGTataattttaaatggaaaaaaaaatcattgcgTCACCTTCAAAATCATTCTAATTTTCTTGTAGTGCTGAAGAGTTTTCCACAATAACATGTACACAGACACTGTTATAcctacatacagtatatatatatatatatatatatatatagtgccTAAAAAAGCAACCACCCTCTTTGGAACTTTAAATACCTATTTCTAGGCCTTTAAAAATGTGCGCACAGGGATTGTTAGTTGACAGTTAAGTGCCAGAAGTTGCACACGACATGTATGATGTCATCAAGTAAACCACAAGATtacttcattaatttttttattaagatatATTTCCATTTTTGCACGTAGTATATGTCACTTATGCGATTGCATAActattttaacacagttttcaATTATTTGCACAAAGTTGTTTTCAAACAAATCCACACCGTTTGCTACCTGACTAATAAATACTGTTTATTTGGCTTCAATGGCCATTTTATGTCTGGCTATCAGCCAGCAGTTTTCTGATTAACAAAGTTAAATCAATGGCTTGgtttagaagaaaaataaaagccacTTATCTTAGAcagttacaaataaataaaccctAATTCCCAAAAAGTTGAGCTGctgtttaaaacataaataaaaacagaatccaATGACTGCAAGtcacataaaacatattttattggtaaaaaaaacatttaaaaaaatcatatcgGATGTTGAGAAATTAtactatttcatggaaaatattagcttattttaaatttaatgacagaaacacatccTAAAATCACCAGCAATGCCCACATGTATACCCAAACTGGGTCCTTGTTTTGGAGTCAACAACAATAATCTGTTCagtaactttgtttttctcagttgTGTGATGTTGAAAAATGTTTACCTTATAATCCTGTTACAGTTGATTGTAACAGTACTGCAGTACAGTACTGTTACACTACACTCACAAGATAACAAAAAATACTAACCACACTCTTGTAGCTTCTAAAAGCAGCTGAAGAAGAGACAATCTGGATTAGTTCTTGGCTCTCTTCCATTGTGGCAAATACATGCTAATATACCAGATATGGAGTTACAAATGTATTACAAACGTAGGACAAGGCTGCAAAGTAAGTAATAGCCTTGGGCTAATGTGTGCTATTATTCTGTAAGTAGATCCGTTTTAGAACTCAACATGCATTTGATATGAAATACACAAGCTAAGTTTTCCTGGTTGTGTCTTGCATGGGTGTAAATCAGAAATGAAACATCTTAGGAAGTAGTTCCTGCGTTAATAGTCACCATCATGTGTATAAACAATTACTAAGCCTGGAGTAAAACCCTCTTGATAAAGACCTTTCTTCCTGCAACTTTTATTTATGGCTTGACTCACACATTTGCAATCTTCAAAACCATCCATATAGATTTCAGTTATACACCTGCACTTATTTTGACTATCTTGTAAAGAAGTAATACTACTATATAAACAAAATTCACACAGACGTACATACAGTCCCCTCGCAATGTAATCAGTACCACTACCACCTCAGCTGGTAATAATCTATCAATTAATGACTTAATtgcagaaacaaacataaagaaacaaTTCAGTCTTTTATAACTGATTTTAGCTAAGATGATAGGAAATCTCTTCACTCCTCATACTGTTTGCCAAGTAgaagaactttttcttttgttgtaacCAGTCATAGATGGAAATGTGGCTACTAAGTAAATAGCAAATAACTTGTTAAAcatattcagattttatttgtgCAACTACAggtttaaaatgcaaataactTCATAGCTAATAGAAATGGTCTTATTATCATTTCATTATAATGCTTGAGTAAAGGTGAACTTCCCTTTTATTTGAAGTTGACTATCTAAGATACCATATTTatatcaacaaaaataaacagacaatTTCTGAAGGTGGTAAAGATTCATCTCATATAACTAACGCATTGGTTCTCAATCTTTTTTAGATGTGCTCTTATGAAGGGAAAtgacaaataataaatagatatgCAGCCTCTTTTCCATAATCTTTACAAATTAttgacaaagacaaagaaagaaacaaaaacaaacaaaaaaaaaaaaaaatctaaactgttCAGTTTGAGTGACTGAGCGATTGACTAATTACAAGTTCACACTGataacaaacaacaataaaataacaaaattacagTTAGTGTCAGTTATTTACAATTAACACAGGTTTAGAATAGGACAGTGTATGTATCTTTAGCAAGTCATACAGTAGATTAAGTatttaatctgtatttaaataaagaggAGTGCCTCTATTCTGCATCACAAAGTCCCAGAACTGGGCGGCACATTTATAGTCTTAGGTTATATGTTGATTATCATAGGACATTTTCACTGGATGCTATACAGTTATACAATGACATGCAATAATAAGCGAGGATAAGCAACAGCTATGACCTGAGAccaacagaaaaggaaaatggcAGCACATTAGACACAGATGTCAACGTGATcacacaaaacatgtttttctttcatttaggGACTCATGATATCTTTTAGATAATAACAGgtgtattatttatttctatttttgtctTGTTCTCTGCATTGCCTTATTCAACTCTACAAAGATGTTCGACTGATCTCTCCCATGTGGTCTGGAGGTTAGAAAAAGGTTTAGATTTTATTGTATAAGTATTACACAGATGTGTAAAGTCAAATGTCACCTAATTTTTCTAATCGAACCCAAGTCTCCCTAGGCTTGTTGTCATTTAATTCTAATGAAATTTTATAATTACTAATGTGCAAATTCAGGGGCACTGATAAACACTGCTGTACTGCCCACAAATCAGACACTTTAAGACATACAGTTACTTTATCAAGTACAATTAAATTCTATAATCTATGGGCAAATCATTCTGATGTATTTCTGTGTTCTCAAACTCCACCAAATCATTGTGGGCCATGGTGAAGCATGGAGTGCTTTACTTAAGAGAAACATACATCTTCTCATccgtcagtactacagcagccTTTTCATGCGGCATGTGTTCTTCTCTATGTTCATGGTGGCTCGGTCCGTCGAGCTGGTCAAGACATCCAGAACTTCATCCTGCCTTTCCAGCTCCGTCTCTGCCTCCAGCGCAAGGTTCTTCAGCTGCATCAGCATCTGCACACACACGTAGCAGGATATACATAACAGACGCTCATTTGTTAAAGCAATCACAGTAGATGTCAACCCACTGTGAAAGTGGGTAACTAAGGAACAAGACACACATAAAAGATGACTGAATATTAAAACAACATCACAGTAGTGAGTAGGGTAGAACATGTGGAGCAGATGTGTGGAGAGGTATAAAGATGGGGTcagtgagttaaaaaaaatgagtgagTTAGCGGAATAGAAAAAAGGCTTAATTCAGAGCTCCCCCAGCTCATTTTGCCCACAAGGACAACACCCTGCTGCTTAATGTCTGCAGATCAGAAGACAACATTACAATTCAACACCAAGAGTGATGCAATAAAAATTATTCATGTAGCAGATGTGATAATACTTCACATTATGCAGGAAATGAAACTTGAGAATACACCAAGCGAGAAGTCTTGGCTTGTCTCATGGGACCATTAAGAAACAATACAGTTTGTTTTCTACTTTCAGCAGGTTTGAGGAATATTGTGACTGTGTGTCCACAGTCTAACAACCGTGTATGTTATGGTTAATGGGACAGCTTAAATATACAGCAATGTGCCAAGCAAAGCCTAATAAACACTCACTTCAAACCCCACCACCCTGGTTTCTAAACTTGTATTATGCTACACATACACAAACCATGCTCACACACTAGCTGACATTATGTCAGTTTTCACTGGCTGGTTTATGTGGACATTTCAACTGGGCACTAAAACAGCCACAGGCAGCAGTTTGAAAACAGATAGTCTGTCAATACACACCAAGGAACAACTGCTTTCGCTCACTGAGGTCTGTGACTTCACAATTTAAACTGGGATGACATGACTGAATCACACCTTGCAGTTAACATTTACAAGAGCTTTGGtgtgtcaaagaaaaaaaaagaaaaacaacacaaaaaatgcatatttttagcTTTTGATTATTGAATGGCTAGAGAACTTAAGTCATGTAGAAACcccaaaactaaacatttaggCTAGAGCTAACAGGAAAGTATATGAGCTCAATTTCCATATGCATTAGTGAGATAATTTCAGGACTGTGATTTAATAGACACACAGTACGCACAAATGCACAGGGTTGTTTCTATATCGTCAAAGGGACACTCGATTGACACCATTAACCTGAACCATCAAAAATAAATGCCTAACCAATCTTTACTATAAACCTAACCATAATTCAATTCTTATAATAACTTGCCTTCACATCATATAATCCTCATGCTAACTTCTCTTTTCagatggaaaaataataataagcagGAAGCCAGAGATGATGGAATAGGTTACAGGACTTTCACTCAGGAGACAGAGGTTCACATCCCATCTGTTATCTTAATGTTTTTAGACTTAGGATGatttaaatgctaaataaatgtaattcagTACTTCCTTTATCTCATTAAGTGGATACACTAGACCAGCCTTTGTCACCTTCTGAGGATCTTTTTTTTAGATCCTTATTAATTCTCCTTTATATCGCTCCTTTACTTGATGAAGTCTTCCATCTAGGTCAAGGTTTAGAACAACATATCGAACAAAACTGATTTTGATGGCAACATTAGTTTGATTTGCAATTCCAATTTACTGTCCTTTACAGTCACTCTGCTACTATTTTCCAGAATTCTTCCTAGACTCATTGTACATTCACCCAGCGTTTGGTTAGACACCCATACTGCATATACATATTCTCATTGCCACAACAGTCATCAGCCATCTAATAATTTTACAACCTATATTGTGAAACTTTTTGAACTGTGGGCTAGTATAACTGTGGAGCACCTTGTGATGGAAAACTACTCTGTTGTTCAAATGGTGAAGCAAAAGGGAAAATTGGCAACCGGCcttgaatccgagtggtgtttcaTACAAATTGTCTCACAATAGATCCTAATCTTGAATTATGTTAAGAGCAGGGTGTGTTCACAAGTGCTGCATTAAGTCCTAATTGGCAGTCTTTCAAATCTAACCCATTATCAGCAGCAGAGAATATGctgtttaaaaacataataaacaagCC harbors:
- the LOC121643860 gene encoding LOW QUALITY PROTEIN: synaptosomal-associated protein 47-like (The sequence of the model RefSeq protein was modified relative to this genomic sequence to represent the inferred CDS: inserted 1 base in 1 codon) produces the protein MSQDIAIHSWPGSYYINSEKRWENGTLSLTRTMVRFVSNQSKESLASFRLSRIMEIKMESSSFTFSTLTVLEEGNVKHWFGSLKPNRVVVYNVLEHFWREHLLSPTSEARGAECQPSKGRELTNLVAGAQRRXEDTGRVLSHQGEQFDNMMQGLEKTDSDLGVTDKLLSELESPPWWPFGKLPWKIQQEAKAEDAARAAATAAASAARGSSRNKVIVSIPAVVSKGGDSDLKPGCLLVLVSSLEVRDTNCQLLHRFERNEVDEIRVHSPFEITVRQRFIGKPDICYKFLSAKMPEAASVLEIQYKKKVEFTNEYTAFKATPLSSPCDKEGTSLNEGLLQKCQETELPVEVAAGELSQLQVQVLQPSVSQAEAQELKQMLMQLKNLTLDAETELERQDEVLDVLTSSTDRATMNIEKNTCRMNRIEILY